In Curtobacterium sp. MCPF17_002, one genomic interval encodes:
- the uraH gene encoding hydroxyisourate hydrolase, with protein sequence MPQLTTHVLDATTGTPAAGIALVLSTVDGEVLATGTTGTDGRAALGPDVLPRGDLLLRFDTGAHHRAAGVPAFHPFVVVAFTVTGTEHLHVPLLLSPFAYSTYRGS encoded by the coding sequence GTGCCGCAGCTGACCACGCACGTGCTCGACGCCACCACCGGCACGCCCGCCGCGGGGATCGCCCTCGTGCTGAGCACCGTCGACGGCGAGGTCCTCGCCACCGGCACGACCGGTACCGACGGCCGCGCCGCCCTCGGTCCGGACGTCCTGCCGCGGGGCGACCTGCTGCTCCGCTTCGACACGGGCGCGCACCACCGGGCCGCCGGCGTCCCCGCGTTCCACCCGTTCGTCGTCGTCGCGTTCACCGTCACCGGGACCGAGCACCTGCACGTGCCGCTGCTCCTCAGCCCGTTCGCCTACAGCACCTACCGAGGGAGTTGA
- a CDS encoding aldo/keto reductase codes for MQTRKLADLEVGPIGLGTMGMSAFYTGAGTDDDESIRTIHRAIDLGVTLFDTAEAYGPYTNEDLLRRALEGRRDDVVIATKFGLITHQPGETSPSTERGISSAPESVREALEGSLRRLGTDHIDLYYQHRVDPAVPIEDIVGQLAGFVQEGKIRHIGLSEASAATIRKAHAVHPITALQSEYSLWTRDPEGEVLDTLRELGIGLVPYSPLGRGFLTGAITKPSDLDSDDFRLANPRFQQEAFAQNMRIVDAVREIATEVGGTPAQVSLAWLLAQGDDVVPIPGTKRVSRLEENVGAAELTLTDDQIARLSALPVPTGDRYPDMSTIGR; via the coding sequence ATGCAGACACGCAAGCTCGCAGACCTCGAGGTCGGCCCGATCGGCCTCGGCACCATGGGCATGAGCGCCTTCTACACGGGCGCCGGCACCGACGACGACGAGTCGATCCGCACCATCCACCGCGCGATCGACCTCGGCGTCACCCTGTTCGACACCGCCGAGGCGTACGGCCCCTACACGAACGAGGACCTGCTGCGGCGGGCACTCGAGGGCCGTCGCGACGACGTCGTCATCGCGACGAAGTTCGGCCTCATCACCCACCAGCCCGGCGAGACGTCGCCGAGCACCGAGCGCGGCATCTCGAGCGCTCCCGAGTCCGTCCGGGAGGCGCTCGAGGGATCGCTCCGCCGGCTCGGCACCGACCACATCGACCTCTACTACCAGCACCGCGTCGACCCGGCGGTACCGATCGAGGACATCGTCGGCCAGCTCGCCGGCTTCGTCCAGGAGGGCAAGATCCGCCACATCGGACTCTCCGAGGCGAGCGCCGCGACGATCCGGAAGGCCCATGCCGTCCACCCGATCACGGCGCTCCAGAGCGAGTACTCGCTCTGGACGCGTGACCCCGAGGGCGAGGTGCTCGACACCCTCCGCGAACTCGGCATCGGCCTGGTGCCGTACTCGCCGCTCGGCCGCGGGTTCCTGACCGGTGCGATCACGAAGCCGTCCGACCTCGACTCCGACGACTTCCGCCTGGCGAACCCGCGTTTCCAGCAGGAGGCGTTCGCGCAGAACATGCGCATCGTCGACGCCGTGCGGGAGATCGCCACCGAGGTCGGCGGGACCCCGGCGCAGGTGTCGCTCGCGTGGCTGCTGGCCCAGGGCGACGACGTCGTCCCGATCCCCGGCACGAAGCGGGTCTCCCGCCTCGAGGAGAACGTCGGTGCCGCGGAACTCACCCTCACCGACGACCAGATCGCCCGCTTGTCGGCGCTGCCCGTCCCGACGGGCGACCGGTACCCGGACATGTCGACCATCGGTCGCTGA
- a CDS encoding FAD-binding protein, which translates to MTEPDSDHRTPATTRRVLLAGGVGLGIAGVLAACSRPGPSPSPSPSATTTTTPSPTGTRTASPTPGGPDSWDALAAAVSGRLLRSGSNGWNTARLVENPRYDDADPQGILRATGTADVQAGLAFARNTRTPVALRAGGHSYTGWSAGGASGTDVPRSLVISTQDLDQVELHDDGTVAIGPGAQLGDVYATLAKAGRAIGAGSCPTVGIGGLTLGGGVGVLVRSFGLTCDQLTGVTLVTPDGTVHEISATAEPDLFWACRGGGGGTVGVVTALTYRTQTAPPVLLFRITFAWSAAAAVVRAWQDWAPTADKQLWSTLKLLNGTRHTAPTVTVTGVWTGSKTGADTTVDGFIRATGAKPLAHTAQQLTYGAAMSALAGKPQRVSQAATSSIGTAKLTDAQIDTLVQHAAAAGDVSGNREGGVALDALGGAVSEVGRTDSAFPWRDALMTVQYTAVFADGADPAPFDAYVRGFRKAMRPAWGDAAYANYCDAAITDPADYFDVNASRLHRIAEQADPTGVLAQPHWV; encoded by the coding sequence GTGACCGAACCAGATTCCGACCACCGGACCCCCGCGACCACCCGGCGCGTGCTGCTCGCCGGGGGAGTGGGACTCGGGATCGCCGGGGTCCTGGCAGCGTGCTCACGGCCGGGTCCGTCGCCGTCGCCATCGCCGTCCGCGACCACGACGACGACCCCGAGCCCGACCGGTACCCGGACGGCCAGCCCGACGCCCGGCGGCCCGGACTCGTGGGATGCCCTGGCCGCCGCCGTCTCCGGTCGGCTGCTCCGCTCCGGGTCGAACGGGTGGAACACCGCACGGCTCGTCGAGAACCCCCGGTACGACGACGCCGACCCGCAGGGGATCCTCCGCGCCACGGGGACGGCGGATGTGCAGGCCGGGCTGGCCTTCGCCCGCAACACGCGCACCCCCGTGGCGCTCCGAGCGGGCGGCCACTCGTACACGGGCTGGTCCGCCGGCGGTGCGAGCGGCACCGACGTCCCGCGCTCGCTGGTGATCAGCACGCAGGACCTCGACCAGGTCGAGCTGCACGACGACGGCACGGTGGCGATCGGCCCGGGCGCGCAACTCGGCGACGTGTACGCCACCCTCGCGAAGGCCGGACGGGCGATCGGCGCGGGGTCCTGCCCGACGGTCGGCATCGGCGGCCTCACGCTCGGCGGCGGCGTCGGAGTGCTCGTACGCTCCTTCGGCCTCACCTGCGACCAACTGACCGGCGTGACCCTCGTCACGCCGGACGGCACCGTGCACGAGATCTCCGCGACCGCCGAACCGGACCTGTTCTGGGCCTGCCGGGGCGGCGGTGGTGGAACGGTCGGCGTCGTGACCGCGCTGACCTACCGGACGCAGACCGCGCCTCCCGTCCTCCTCTTCCGCATCACCTTCGCGTGGTCGGCCGCCGCTGCCGTCGTGCGTGCCTGGCAGGACTGGGCGCCCACCGCGGACAAGCAGTTGTGGTCAACGCTCAAGTTGCTGAACGGCACTCGGCACACGGCCCCCACCGTCACCGTGACCGGCGTCTGGACCGGTTCGAAGACCGGCGCGGACACCACCGTCGACGGTTTCATCCGCGCGACAGGTGCGAAGCCGCTCGCGCACACCGCACAGCAGCTGACGTACGGCGCGGCGATGTCGGCACTCGCCGGGAAGCCGCAGCGGGTGTCCCAGGCGGCCACGTCGTCGATCGGGACCGCGAAGCTGACCGACGCGCAGATCGACACCCTCGTGCAGCACGCAGCGGCGGCGGGCGACGTGTCCGGCAACCGGGAGGGCGGCGTCGCCCTCGACGCCCTCGGCGGTGCCGTGTCGGAGGTCGGCCGGACCGACTCAGCGTTCCCGTGGCGGGATGCCCTGATGACCGTGCAGTACACCGCGGTCTTCGCGGACGGTGCGGACCCGGCGCCGTTCGACGCGTACGTGCGGGGGTTCCGGAAGGCGATGCGGCCGGCCTGGGGTGACGCGGCGTACGCGAACTACTGCGACGCGGCGATCACGGACCCGGCGGACTACTTCGACGTGAACGCCTCGCGGCTGCACCGCATCGCGGAGCAGGCGGACCCGACGGGGGTGCTGGCGCAGCCGCACTGGGTGTGA
- a CDS encoding SAM-dependent methyltransferase — MSAPDPEKYRRTEPAFARAVAAALGDARTVLDVGSSAVSYAPTGREVTTIDAAAFADQPDADAAFDAGFDAALTTFALDRWDDLEHGLAEVRRVTRGPIVALTFDPDRVGDSWLAEYAPEVTAAEARRWPALSRIADALGGDTVTSTPLPIPFTCVDGFSEAYYARPERLLDAAARQADPAWAAVDEMTARRSVAALRTAIESGEWDRRHGALRVRPSYEGSLVLVTALPA, encoded by the coding sequence GTGTCCGCTCCGGACCCCGAGAAGTACCGCCGCACCGAGCCTGCGTTCGCCCGAGCCGTCGCCGCGGCCCTCGGTGATGCCCGGACGGTCCTGGACGTCGGGTCGAGTGCCGTCTCCTACGCGCCGACCGGCCGCGAGGTCACCACGATCGACGCCGCCGCGTTCGCCGACCAGCCGGACGCCGACGCCGCGTTCGACGCCGGGTTCGACGCCGCGCTGACGACCTTCGCGCTCGACCGGTGGGACGACCTCGAGCACGGGCTGGCCGAGGTACGCCGGGTCACCCGCGGTCCGATCGTCGCGCTGACGTTCGACCCCGACCGCGTCGGGGACTCCTGGCTCGCCGAGTACGCCCCCGAGGTCACGGCCGCCGAGGCACGGCGCTGGCCCGCGCTGTCCCGGATCGCCGACGCGCTCGGCGGGGACACCGTCACGAGCACCCCGCTGCCGATCCCCTTCACGTGCGTCGACGGGTTCTCCGAGGCGTACTACGCGCGACCCGAGCGGCTCCTCGACGCAGCAGCCCGGCAGGCGGACCCGGCGTGGGCCGCCGTCGACGAGATGACCGCCAGGCGCTCCGTCGCCGCCCTCCGGACGGCGATCGAGTCGGGCGAGTGGGACCGCCGACACGGTGCGCTGCGGGTCCGGCCGTCCTACGAGGGCTCGCTCGTGCTCGTCACCGCCCTGCCCGCTTGA
- a CDS encoding thioesterase family protein, whose protein sequence is MNLYFRLFLLQLRTRLRPAIGGRRPSLWDEVRTPFRVTLTDLDPLRHVNNGKYLSMLDLGRLDLMLRSGFWGEIAERGWYPVVSAQTITYKRSLTLGQRFELVTRVLGLDDRAAYLEQTFVRRGTVVARAVVQARFLRRAGGTVTPSELLEAAGSADHDLTLPEWVHDWAGATRISSTTE, encoded by the coding sequence GTGAACCTGTACTTCCGACTGTTCCTACTGCAGTTGCGCACCCGGCTCCGCCCAGCGATCGGCGGGCGTCGTCCGTCGCTCTGGGACGAGGTCCGTACCCCGTTCCGCGTGACCCTGACCGACCTCGACCCGCTGCGGCACGTCAACAACGGGAAGTACCTGTCGATGCTCGACCTCGGCCGGCTCGACCTCATGCTGCGGTCGGGCTTCTGGGGCGAGATCGCCGAGCGCGGGTGGTACCCGGTCGTGTCCGCGCAGACGATCACCTACAAGCGGTCGCTGACGCTCGGGCAGCGCTTCGAACTCGTGACGCGGGTGCTCGGGTTGGACGACCGGGCCGCGTACCTGGAGCAGACGTTCGTCCGGCGCGGAACCGTGGTCGCGCGTGCCGTCGTGCAGGCGCGCTTCTTGCGGAGGGCCGGCGGGACGGTGACGCCGTCGGAGCTGCTCGAGGCGGCGGGCAGCGCGGACCACGACCTGACGTTGCCGGAGTGGGTGCACGATTGGGCCGGAGCGACGCGGATCAGCAGCACGACCGAGTGA
- a CDS encoding M23 family metallopeptidase, whose product MTTPRETDQHPGTPVVHLSRRAALEAERAAARRPAKPARQVAKPARQVAKPARQVAKPARQPARPAVPQQRVVSRPAATVSRTTDAPRASRPKRVTGPQRATRITLTSALAALAMFAASAMPAHASAGTSMATSTLAPTVRTQDYAVTQAISASALDRDEFTVGGGAAGAPGTAVSYGGEIRSPFPGPVRMSSGFGYRSAPCGACSSLHQGLDFNPGMGAPIGAVAAGTVRVSGTYFSYGTAVVIDHMVDGREVSTLYGHMIPGSSPLKVGDTVEAGEFIGKVGSSGVSTGAHLHLEVLMDGVTPIDPKAWLEARIGRSLTA is encoded by the coding sequence ATGACGACACCACGCGAAACCGACCAGCACCCGGGGACCCCGGTGGTGCACCTGTCCCGTCGCGCAGCCCTCGAGGCCGAGCGCGCCGCCGCCCGCAGGCCGGCGAAGCCGGCACGGCAGGTCGCGAAGCCAGCACGGCAGGTCGCGAAGCCAGCACGGCAGGTTGCGAAGCCGGCACGCCAGCCGGCGAGGCCAGCGGTGCCGCAGCAGCGGGTCGTCAGCCGGCCCGCGGCGACGGTGAGCCGCACGACTGACGCACCACGTGCCTCCAGGCCGAAGCGCGTGACCGGACCACAGCGCGCCACCAGGATCACGCTGACGAGCGCCCTCGCCGCACTCGCGATGTTCGCCGCCTCCGCGATGCCCGCACACGCGAGCGCCGGCACGTCGATGGCGACCTCGACCCTCGCGCCCACCGTCCGCACCCAGGACTACGCGGTCACCCAGGCCATCTCGGCCAGTGCCCTCGACCGCGACGAGTTCACCGTCGGCGGCGGGGCGGCCGGTGCTCCCGGTACGGCCGTGTCGTACGGCGGCGAGATCCGGTCGCCGTTCCCCGGGCCGGTCCGGATGAGCTCGGGCTTCGGCTACCGCTCGGCTCCGTGCGGGGCGTGCTCGTCGCTGCACCAGGGCCTCGACTTCAACCCCGGCATGGGCGCACCGATCGGCGCCGTCGCCGCGGGAACCGTGCGCGTCTCGGGCACGTACTTCTCGTACGGCACCGCGGTCGTCATCGACCACATGGTCGACGGCCGCGAGGTCTCGACGCTCTACGGGCACATGATCCCGGGCTCGTCCCCGCTCAAGGTCGGCGACACCGTCGAGGCCGGCGAGTTCATCGGCAAGGTCGGCTCCTCCGGGGTCTCGACGGGTGCGCACCTGCACCTCGAGGTGCTCATGGACGGCGTCACGCCGATCGACCCGAAGGCCTGGCTCGAAGCGCGCATCGGGCGTTCCCTCACCGCCTAG
- a CDS encoding helix-turn-helix transcriptional regulator: protein MGIDVRNEIRDFLSSRRARLTPEQVGMPSFGGGVRRVPGLRRHEVAMLAGVSVDYYTRLERGSLKGVSDGVLDGLASALQLDEDERVHLWDLARLANSGVKVMHRNVPTRVRPGVQRLLDAITGAPAWVRNERGDVVATNELGHALYSPMFAGPGRPVNTARFTFLDPAAKEFFPDWAQTARDSVAILRAAAVSNPCEPGLVTLVGELSTRSEEFRTWWAAHDVRMHRTGKKRIMHPIVGELRLDYEALELVADPGLVMFTYSAEPGSESERSLSLLGSWAATERAEQEQAEHDAERRRSDAERQSESVD from the coding sequence ATGGGTATCGACGTGCGCAACGAGATCCGCGACTTCCTGTCCTCGAGGCGGGCGCGGCTCACCCCCGAGCAGGTCGGCATGCCCTCGTTCGGCGGTGGGGTCCGGCGGGTGCCGGGGCTCCGACGGCACGAGGTCGCCATGCTCGCCGGTGTCAGCGTCGACTACTACACGCGGCTCGAGCGGGGCTCGCTCAAGGGTGTCTCCGACGGCGTGCTCGACGGGCTCGCGAGTGCCCTGCAGCTCGACGAGGACGAGCGCGTGCACCTCTGGGACCTCGCGCGGCTCGCGAACTCCGGCGTGAAGGTGATGCACCGCAACGTCCCGACCCGGGTCCGTCCCGGCGTGCAGCGGCTGCTCGACGCGATCACCGGAGCGCCCGCCTGGGTCCGGAACGAGCGCGGTGACGTCGTCGCCACGAACGAGCTCGGCCACGCCCTGTACTCGCCGATGTTCGCCGGCCCCGGGCGTCCCGTGAACACCGCACGCTTCACCTTCCTCGACCCGGCCGCGAAGGAGTTCTTCCCGGACTGGGCGCAGACGGCACGGGACTCGGTCGCGATCCTCCGCGCGGCCGCGGTGTCGAACCCGTGCGAGCCCGGCCTTGTGACCCTCGTCGGGGAGCTCTCCACCCGCAGCGAGGAGTTCCGCACCTGGTGGGCCGCGCACGACGTCCGCATGCACCGCACCGGCAAGAAGCGGATCATGCACCCGATCGTCGGCGAGCTGCGCCTCGACTACGAGGCGCTCGAACTCGTCGCCGACCCGGGCCTCGTGATGTTCACGTACTCGGCCGAGCCGGGCAGCGAGTCCGAGCGGTCCCTGTCACTCCTCGGCTCGTGGGCTGCCACCGAGCGGGCCGAGCAGGAGCAAGCCGAGCACGACGCCGAGCGCCGCCGGTCCGACGCCGAGCGCCAGTCCGAGTCCGTCGACTGA
- a CDS encoding FBP domain-containing protein — MLPISEKTLRTSFVNASRKETSDLTLPAGFETVDWDALDFLGWRDPKIGRRAYAVVPTLEGEVVGILFRQAEASPRSRAQCSWCQDVKLPNDVVFYSAKRSGKAGRNGNTVGTLVCQDFECSRNVRKLPPPAYEGYDVEGARLQRIEDLQLRAASFAAEI; from the coding sequence ATGCTGCCCATCAGCGAGAAGACCCTCCGCACGTCCTTCGTCAACGCCTCCCGCAAGGAGACGTCCGACCTCACCCTGCCCGCCGGTTTCGAGACCGTCGACTGGGACGCCCTCGACTTCCTCGGGTGGCGCGACCCGAAGATCGGCCGTCGCGCGTACGCCGTCGTGCCGACCCTGGAGGGCGAGGTCGTCGGCATCCTGTTCCGGCAGGCCGAGGCCTCACCGCGCTCCCGGGCGCAGTGCTCGTGGTGCCAGGACGTGAAGCTGCCGAACGACGTCGTGTTCTACAGCGCGAAGCGGTCCGGCAAGGCGGGGCGGAACGGGAACACCGTCGGAACGCTCGTCTGCCAGGACTTCGAGTGCTCGCGCAACGTCCGGAAGCTCCCGCCGCCGGCGTACGAGGGCTACGACGTCGAGGGCGCCCGCCTCCAGCGGATCGAGGACCTGCAGCTCCGTGCCGCGTCCTTCGCCGCCGAGATCTGA
- a CDS encoding cation:proton antiporter has translation MTELLVVGVIAVIAIAGAAVLGPRIGVAAPLVLVAVGIVASLVPWIPTAEIEPEWILAGVLPPLLYSSAVSMPSMNFRREFGAISGLSVLLVIASSLVLGLFFAWVVPGLGFWWGIALGAIVSPTDAVATSIVKQTSVSRRAISILDGESLLNDATALVLLRTAIAAAAASFSFWGALGDFARAVAIAVVIGWFVGWVNVFVRARVPNAAVNTALSFAVPFIAAVPTELLHGSGLVAAVVAGLFTGIVGPRRLPPGHRLSDAQNWQTIELVLEGAVFLTMGYQLAGILGDVQRAHSGVGPALLIAVGALVLTVLVRAAYVVPLLLALSGSAKRGERMQSRFEEMHAGDRDAMSEVIREHRPGNRAPSERELDRFTTRVRRTLADIAYFTKAPLGWREGATVVWAGMRGAVTVAAAQTLPEDLTPQRSLLVFIAFAVALLSLVVQGSTIGPLVRRIAAPVTDSAEKDLEERQRLLELMRTAAEQIPDAHDDDGPRTQQELRAADPAELRAWMGREKTRRLAVLEAQRAAILDARDDGTFDAEVLESMLQNLDAEQIALELRGAPAR, from the coding sequence GTGACCGAACTCCTCGTCGTCGGCGTCATCGCCGTCATCGCCATCGCCGGCGCCGCCGTGCTCGGTCCGCGGATCGGCGTCGCGGCTCCGCTCGTGCTCGTCGCGGTCGGGATCGTCGCCAGCCTGGTGCCGTGGATCCCGACGGCCGAGATCGAACCCGAGTGGATCCTCGCCGGGGTCCTGCCGCCGCTGCTGTACTCGTCGGCCGTGTCGATGCCGTCGATGAACTTCCGGCGCGAGTTCGGCGCCATCAGCGGGCTGTCGGTCCTGCTCGTCATCGCGTCGAGCCTCGTGCTCGGACTCTTCTTCGCCTGGGTGGTGCCGGGCCTCGGGTTCTGGTGGGGCATCGCCCTCGGCGCGATCGTCAGCCCGACCGACGCCGTCGCGACCTCGATCGTGAAGCAGACCTCGGTGTCGCGCCGGGCGATCTCGATCCTCGACGGGGAGTCGCTCCTCAACGACGCCACCGCGCTCGTGCTCCTGCGCACGGCCATCGCCGCGGCTGCCGCCTCGTTCTCGTTCTGGGGCGCGCTCGGCGACTTCGCGAGGGCCGTCGCCATCGCCGTCGTCATCGGCTGGTTCGTCGGATGGGTGAACGTGTTCGTCCGCGCCCGGGTGCCGAACGCCGCCGTCAACACGGCGCTCTCCTTCGCTGTGCCGTTCATCGCCGCCGTCCCGACCGAGCTGCTGCACGGGTCCGGGCTCGTCGCGGCCGTCGTCGCCGGGCTGTTCACCGGGATCGTCGGACCGCGGAGGCTCCCGCCCGGGCACCGGCTCTCGGACGCGCAGAACTGGCAGACGATCGAGCTCGTGCTCGAGGGAGCGGTGTTCCTGACGATGGGCTACCAGCTCGCGGGGATCCTCGGCGACGTGCAGCGGGCGCACTCCGGCGTCGGGCCCGCGCTCCTCATCGCCGTCGGGGCCCTCGTGCTCACGGTGCTCGTGCGGGCGGCGTACGTCGTGCCGCTCCTGCTCGCGCTGTCGGGGAGCGCCAAGCGCGGCGAACGCATGCAGTCCCGCTTCGAGGAGATGCACGCCGGCGACCGTGACGCCATGAGCGAGGTCATCCGCGAGCACCGACCCGGCAACCGTGCGCCCTCCGAGCGGGAACTCGACCGGTTCACGACGCGTGTGCGACGGACCCTGGCGGACATCGCGTACTTCACGAAGGCACCGCTCGGCTGGCGGGAGGGCGCCACGGTCGTCTGGGCGGGGATGCGCGGCGCCGTGACCGTGGCCGCGGCGCAGACCCTCCCCGAGGACCTCACCCCGCAGCGTTCCCTCCTGGTGTTCATCGCGTTCGCGGTGGCGCTCCTCTCGCTCGTCGTCCAGGGCAGCACGATCGGGCCGCTCGTCCGGCGCATCGCAGCTCCGGTGACGGACAGCGCCGAGAAGGACCTCGAGGAACGTCAGCGGCTGCTCGAGCTCATGCGGACGGCGGCGGAGCAGATCCCCGACGCGCACGACGACGACGGCCCCCGGACGCAGCAGGAACTGCGGGCGGCCGACCCCGCGGAGCTCCGGGCGTGGATGGGACGCGAGAAGACCCGGCGGCTGGCCGTGCTCGAGGCGCAGCGCGCGGCGATCCTCGACGCCCGCGACGACGGGACGTTCGACGCCGAGGTGCTCGAGTCGATGCTGCAGAACCTCGACGCCGAGCAGATCGCGCTCGAGCTCCGGGGTGCGCCGGCCCGCTGA
- the pucL gene encoding factor-independent urate hydroxylase, which produces MPDVSVHLGPNKYGKAENRLVRVTRHGDRHEIADLTVTSQLIGQAFAGSFTAGDNSRIVATDTQKNTVFALAKEHGVGAPEEFLALLADQFTSEFDWVEGGLWQAEVHPWERIEVDGEPHAHSFRRTGSGTRLATVHVEGGERHVTGGVQDLVVLKSTGSEFHGFPRSRFTTLPETTDRIMATEVTARWRYLPAAVEEGIDYDGLYEDVVRVMLEQFATVHSLALQQTLWEMGRAAITLRPELAEVRFAMPNKHHFVVDLSPFGMTNDNEVFIAADRPYGLIEGTVVRDGAVEAPQAWEHLPAFV; this is translated from the coding sequence ATGCCAGACGTCTCCGTCCACCTGGGACCGAACAAGTACGGGAAGGCCGAGAACCGTCTCGTCCGGGTGACCCGCCACGGGGACCGGCACGAGATCGCCGACCTCACCGTCACCTCGCAGCTCATCGGGCAGGCGTTCGCCGGGTCGTTCACCGCGGGGGACAACTCCCGGATCGTGGCCACGGACACCCAGAAGAACACGGTGTTCGCGCTCGCGAAGGAGCATGGCGTGGGCGCCCCGGAGGAGTTCCTCGCGCTGCTCGCCGACCAGTTCACGTCCGAGTTCGACTGGGTCGAGGGCGGGCTCTGGCAGGCCGAGGTGCACCCGTGGGAGCGCATCGAGGTCGACGGGGAGCCGCACGCCCACTCGTTCCGCCGGACCGGTTCGGGCACGCGACTCGCGACCGTCCACGTCGAGGGCGGGGAGCGGCACGTCACCGGCGGCGTGCAGGACCTCGTCGTGCTCAAGTCGACCGGGTCCGAGTTCCACGGGTTCCCGCGGTCGCGGTTCACCACCCTGCCGGAGACCACGGACCGGATCATGGCGACCGAGGTCACCGCGCGCTGGCGCTACCTGCCCGCCGCCGTCGAGGAGGGCATCGACTACGACGGGCTGTACGAGGACGTCGTCCGGGTGATGCTCGAGCAGTTCGCGACCGTGCACTCCCTGGCGTTGCAGCAGACCCTGTGGGAGATGGGGCGCGCGGCGATCACGCTGCGACCCGAGCTCGCCGAGGTGCGCTTCGCGATGCCGAACAAGCACCACTTCGTCGTGGACCTGTCGCCGTTCGGCATGACGAACGACAACGAGGTGTTCATCGCGGCCGATCGTCCCTACGGGCTCATCGAGGGGACCGTCGTGCGTGACGGGGCCGTCGAGGCGCCGCAGGCGTGGGAGCACCTCCCCGCGTTCGTCTGA
- a CDS encoding nucleobase:cation symporter-2 family protein — translation MTTTKTPRTTPTEDGVDTVPPLARLLPLGLQHVLAMYAGAIAVPLIVGGALGFGSADLAFLISADLFVAGLATIVQSVGFWRFGVRLPLVQGVTFAAVGPMIAIGTQHGITAVYGATIACGVFMVVVAPWFAQLVRLFPPIVTGTVILIIGLSLMSVAAGWVTDGGKDGAADPLDVAFAAGVLLAIVLVERFAPRGLARVSVLAGLLLGTVVALVVPGMVDGSGIGEASWFAFVTPFHFGLPTFDIASIVSMLVVGLVIMTETTGDMIAVGEVTGRPVSKRTLADGLRADGLGTVVGGVFNTFPYTAFAQNVGLVALTGVRSRYVATAAGGILVVLGLVPKVAAVVEAIPHAVLGGAGIALFGMVAASGIRTLSKVRFDNRNVLVVALPLGIALLPTVAPSIYGQFPTWFTLVFDSGISAGAVAAILLNLLLGSRSVAQRYGEDPAVGSYDGVRSTAPIALPHAQAPREDLAREERARASDPA, via the coding sequence ATGACGACCACGAAGACACCGCGCACGACACCGACCGAGGACGGCGTCGACACCGTCCCACCGCTCGCGCGACTGCTGCCGCTCGGGCTGCAGCACGTCCTCGCGATGTACGCGGGCGCGATCGCCGTCCCGCTCATCGTCGGCGGGGCGCTGGGCTTCGGCAGTGCGGACCTGGCGTTCCTCATCAGCGCCGACCTGTTCGTCGCCGGACTCGCCACGATCGTGCAGTCCGTCGGGTTCTGGCGCTTCGGCGTCCGGCTGCCGCTCGTGCAGGGCGTCACGTTCGCCGCCGTCGGCCCGATGATCGCGATCGGCACGCAGCACGGGATCACCGCGGTCTACGGCGCGACGATCGCCTGCGGCGTGTTCATGGTGGTGGTCGCGCCGTGGTTCGCGCAACTCGTCCGGCTGTTCCCGCCGATCGTCACCGGCACCGTGATCCTCATCATCGGGCTGTCCCTCATGAGCGTCGCCGCGGGCTGGGTCACCGACGGCGGGAAGGACGGCGCCGCGGACCCGCTCGACGTGGCGTTCGCCGCCGGGGTGCTGCTCGCCATCGTCCTGGTGGAACGGTTCGCGCCGCGCGGTCTCGCCCGCGTCTCCGTGCTGGCCGGGCTGCTCCTCGGCACGGTCGTCGCGCTCGTCGTGCCCGGCATGGTCGACGGGTCGGGGATCGGGGAGGCGTCCTGGTTCGCGTTCGTGACGCCGTTCCACTTCGGGCTGCCGACGTTCGACATCGCCTCGATCGTGTCGATGCTCGTCGTCGGCCTCGTGATCATGACCGAGACGACCGGCGACATGATCGCGGTCGGCGAGGTCACCGGTCGACCGGTCTCGAAGCGCACGCTCGCCGACGGTCTCCGCGCGGACGGGCTCGGCACCGTCGTGGGCGGCGTGTTCAACACGTTCCCGTACACGGCGTTCGCGCAGAACGTCGGGCTCGTGGCGCTGACGGGCGTGCGCTCCCGGTACGTGGCGACGGCGGCCGGCGGCATCCTCGTGGTGCTCGGTCTGGTGCCGAAGGTCGCCGCGGTGGTCGAGGCGATCCCACACGCGGTCCTCGGCGGTGCCGGCATCGCCCTGTTCGGCATGGTCGCGGCGAGTGGCATCCGGACCCTGTCGAAAGTGCGGTTCGACAACCGGAACGTGCTCGTCGTGGCGCTCCCGCTCGGCATCGCGCTGCTGCCCACCGTCGCGCCGTCGATCTACGGGCAGTTCCCGACCTGGTTCACGCTGGTCTTCGACTCGGGGATCTCGGCCGGGGCCGTCGCGGCGATCCTGCTCAACCTGCTGCTCGGGTCGCGGTCGGTCGCACAGCGGTACGGCGAGGACCCGGCGGTCGGCTCGTACGACGGGGTGCGGTCCACGGCGCCGATCGCGCTCCCGCACGCGCAGGCTCCGCGGGAGGACCTGGCGCGCGAGGAGCGAGCCCGCGCTTCCGACCCCGCCTGA